The following are encoded in a window of Roseimaritima ulvae genomic DNA:
- a CDS encoding FKBP-type peptidyl-prolyl cis-trans isomerase: MKMQLWHVAKVVCVVALLAGVSRPALGQDSEAPQGDQQMKEIGYFLGVSIGQQMSNQGFQPGDFDLDSVKAGLKDSLAGKDPEMSDEAIQKTAQAIEGILRARQEKKAQDMQSAAAANLEKSELFLAENLKKEGVKQIVEGLQYQSLSSGDGESPTAANTVRVHYTGTLINGKVFDSSVERGQPAEFQVGGVIKGWQTALKEMKVGDKWKLFIHPNLAYGTRGTPAPPGGEPAIGPNEALIFEVELLDIVD; the protein is encoded by the coding sequence ATGAAAATGCAGTTGTGGCATGTGGCCAAGGTCGTATGCGTCGTCGCTTTGCTCGCCGGTGTCAGTCGTCCCGCGCTGGGTCAAGATTCCGAAGCTCCTCAAGGCGATCAACAAATGAAAGAAATTGGCTACTTCCTCGGCGTCTCGATCGGTCAACAGATGTCCAATCAGGGGTTCCAACCCGGCGACTTTGATTTGGACTCGGTGAAAGCTGGTCTGAAAGATTCCTTGGCCGGCAAAGATCCGGAAATGAGCGACGAAGCGATTCAGAAGACCGCCCAGGCGATCGAAGGTATCTTGCGAGCCCGACAAGAAAAGAAAGCTCAAGACATGCAATCTGCAGCCGCGGCGAACTTGGAAAAAAGCGAATTGTTCCTGGCGGAAAACCTGAAGAAGGAAGGCGTCAAGCAAATCGTTGAAGGCCTGCAGTACCAGTCGCTCTCTTCCGGTGACGGCGAATCGCCCACCGCCGCCAACACGGTCCGCGTGCACTACACCGGCACCCTGATCAATGGCAAGGTCTTCGACAGCTCCGTTGAACGCGGCCAACCGGCTGAATTTCAAGTCGGTGGCGTGATCAAGGGCTGGCAAACGGCTTTGAAGGAAATGAAGGTCGGCGACAAGTGGAAGCTGTTCATTCATCCCAACTTGGCCTACGGCACCCGAGGCACTCCGGCGCCTCCCGGAGGCGAACCGGCCATCGGTCCCAACGAAGCGTTGATCTTCGAAGTCGAATTGCTCGACATCGTCGACTAG
- a CDS encoding ATP-dependent zinc protease family protein: MIIKKKKPPKPRPLIGWREWALLEGLGLPPIKVKIDTGARSSALHATKLKTFERDGQTWAAFTIHPLQRTIKQSQRVEMPVFEFRRVRSSNGHEAERPVVLTPVVIGQTRWMLELTLADRDAMGFRMLLGRQAMRKRFQIDPGKSYLQGIPQEKDLP; the protein is encoded by the coding sequence TTGATAATCAAAAAAAAGAAACCGCCCAAACCGCGGCCCCTGATCGGCTGGCGCGAGTGGGCTCTGTTGGAAGGCCTAGGGCTGCCACCGATTAAGGTCAAGATCGACACCGGGGCGCGTTCCAGCGCCCTGCATGCCACCAAGTTAAAGACCTTCGAACGCGATGGTCAGACCTGGGCGGCGTTTACAATCCATCCCTTGCAGCGGACCATCAAGCAGAGCCAGCGGGTGGAAATGCCGGTGTTCGAATTCCGTCGTGTGCGGAGCAGCAACGGGCATGAAGCGGAGCGTCCGGTGGTGTTGACGCCCGTCGTGATCGGGCAAACTCGTTGGATGTTGGAATTAACCTTGGCCGATCGCGATGCCATGGGATTTCGCATGTTATTGGGGCGTCAAGCGATGCGCAAGCGTTTTCAAATTGACCCCGGCAAGTCGTATTTGCAAGGAATCCCACAGGAAAAGGATCTCCCATGA
- the fae gene encoding formaldehyde-activating enzyme — MQFYIGEALDGDGNEIAHIDLMIGDKNGPVGTAFANALATQSEGHNNLLAVLAPNVAVKPATVMVTKVTIKGMKQAVQMFGPAQAAVAKAVADSVADGVIPKDQAENLVIVCGVFIHPAAEDDQKIYNYNYSATKMAIANAMQSKPSADEMISQKDSAAHPFKGF; from the coding sequence ATGCAGTTCTACATTGGCGAAGCTTTGGATGGCGATGGTAACGAAATCGCCCACATCGACTTGATGATCGGCGACAAGAACGGTCCCGTCGGCACCGCGTTCGCAAACGCTCTGGCCACCCAAAGCGAAGGCCACAACAACCTGCTGGCCGTGCTGGCTCCCAACGTCGCCGTCAAGCCGGCCACTGTGATGGTTACCAAAGTGACCATCAAGGGCATGAAGCAAGCCGTGCAGATGTTCGGCCCCGCTCAAGCCGCCGTGGCGAAAGCCGTCGCCGACTCGGTTGCCGATGGCGTGATCCCCAAAGATCAAGCCGAAAACCTGGTCATCGTGTGTGGTGTGTTCATTCACCCCGCCGCCGAAGACGATCAGAAGATCTACAACTACAACTACAGCGCTACCAAGATGGCCATCGCCAACGCGATGCAAAGCAAGCCCAGCGCCGACGAAATGATCTCGCAAAAAGATTCCGCGGCTCACCCCTTCAAGGGATTTTAG
- a CDS encoding tellurite resistance TerB family protein → MTCSLGVPLIVIGSMNLTRTLARGDFSCPHCGRLQAYRLRARRPFLTVYLIPMIPLGDRERFVQCQQCRNRFDPAVLERDSPSTSRLTASNSSAAEAFEQQWLRAALLVVIEHGQMTEPEIAALQRIGTQLAHRPVEREELGQLCSSAYQNRISAKHYVQSVAHLWSDEQKQTVMQACFLAASIDGDLQPPQMELLQTLKQEMQLTDEEFQQAIEAAVELE, encoded by the coding sequence ATGACCTGCTCCCTCGGTGTCCCCTTAATCGTGATCGGTTCGATGAACCTGACACGCACGCTCGCTCGCGGCGATTTTTCCTGCCCGCATTGCGGACGTCTGCAAGCCTACCGGCTGCGCGCTCGCCGCCCCTTTCTGACCGTCTATCTGATCCCCATGATCCCGCTGGGCGATCGCGAACGGTTTGTGCAATGCCAGCAATGCCGCAACCGCTTTGACCCCGCCGTGCTGGAGCGCGACAGCCCCTCCACATCGCGACTCACCGCCTCCAACTCGTCGGCGGCGGAAGCCTTTGAACAACAATGGCTGCGTGCGGCCCTATTGGTGGTGATTGAACACGGGCAAATGACCGAACCGGAAATCGCCGCCTTGCAACGGATCGGGACGCAACTGGCCCATCGCCCGGTCGAACGTGAAGAACTGGGGCAGCTGTGTTCGTCGGCCTACCAGAACCGGATCAGTGCCAAGCACTACGTACAGAGCGTCGCGCACCTGTGGTCCGACGAACAAAAGCAGACCGTCATGCAAGCCTGTTTCCTGGCCGCTTCGATCGACGGCGATCTGCAGCCCCCGCAGATGGAACTGCTGCAGACGCTCAAGCAGGAAATGCAGCTGACCGACGAAGAATTCCAACAAGCCATCGAAGCCGCCGTAGAACTAGAGTAG
- the rimK gene encoding 30S ribosomal protein S6--L-glutamate ligase: MKLGILSRSPNCYSTRRLREAAVARGHKVRVLNTLKFSIDLQQGEPDLYYRGKRLSDYDAVLPRIGASITYFGTAVIRQFEQMDVFTANGSIGVSNSRDKLRCMQILARHHIGIPATTFVKDRADVLPAIKRVGGAPVIVKLLEGTQGVGVILAETEKTAESIIETLQSTLQNVLLQKFVAESKGRDVRALVVGDQVVAAMRRVAQGSEFRSNVHRGGRTEVVELDDQYRETAVRAAQIMGLRVAGVDMLEGADGPQLMEVNSSPGLEGIETATQLDVAGAIVDYIAAQVDFPELDVRQRLTVSRGYGVTELHIPEGSEYIGRTILESGLRERDVNVLTLNRGTTVIPNPKPSRDLQAGDRLLCFGRLESMRDLIPARARRARRPKVKVLPDDAASDAKTS; this comes from the coding sequence ATGAAATTAGGCATTCTGTCACGTTCGCCGAACTGCTATAGCACTCGCCGACTGCGCGAGGCCGCGGTGGCTCGTGGACACAAAGTGCGGGTCTTGAACACGCTGAAATTCTCGATCGATTTACAGCAGGGAGAACCCGATCTGTATTACCGCGGCAAGCGGTTGAGTGACTATGACGCGGTGCTGCCGCGGATCGGGGCATCGATCACGTATTTCGGCACGGCCGTGATTCGCCAGTTTGAACAGATGGATGTGTTCACCGCCAACGGTTCGATCGGGGTTTCCAACAGCCGCGACAAGCTCCGCTGCATGCAGATTTTGGCGCGTCACCATATCGGCATCCCGGCCACCACGTTTGTCAAAGATCGCGCGGACGTGTTGCCGGCAATCAAACGCGTGGGCGGTGCTCCGGTGATTGTCAAATTACTGGAGGGCACTCAGGGCGTGGGCGTGATTTTGGCCGAAACCGAGAAGACGGCTGAATCGATCATCGAAACCCTGCAGAGCACCCTGCAAAACGTGTTGTTGCAAAAATTCGTGGCGGAAAGCAAAGGGCGAGACGTGCGGGCTTTGGTGGTCGGCGACCAGGTCGTCGCGGCCATGCGACGCGTCGCACAGGGCAGCGAATTCCGCAGCAACGTGCATCGCGGCGGACGCACCGAAGTGGTGGAGTTAGACGATCAGTACCGCGAAACGGCCGTCCGCGCCGCCCAGATCATGGGCTTGCGAGTCGCCGGTGTGGACATGCTGGAGGGCGCTGACGGGCCGCAGTTAATGGAAGTCAATTCCTCGCCCGGCCTGGAAGGCATCGAGACGGCGACCCAATTGGATGTGGCCGGCGCAATCGTCGACTACATCGCCGCTCAGGTGGATTTCCCCGAACTGGACGTGCGGCAGCGATTAACGGTCAGTCGCGGTTACGGCGTGACCGAGCTGCACATCCCCGAAGGCTCCGAATACATCGGCCGCACGATTCTGGAAAGCGGCCTGCGGGAACGTGACGTCAACGTGCTGACGCTCAACCGCGGGACCACCGTAATCCCCAACCCCAAACCCTCGCGAGACCTGCAAGCCGGCGACCGCTTGCTGTGCTTCGGACGCTTGGAGTCGATGCGCGACCTGATCCCCGCGCGAGCTCGCCGCGCCCGTCGACCCAAAGTCAAAGTGCTGCCCGACGACGCCGCCAGCGACGCCAAAACGAGCTAG
- a CDS encoding PQQ-dependent sugar dehydrogenase has protein sequence MSRSIVAVLTVCIGWVTAVADDGSPTINLADPPASLDVSPMPVKVVEAYPNLRIARPIVLTGAGDDSGRLYIATQYGQVFRIEQGDEQVELEDAQLVLDIRERVRYADKENEEGLLGMAFHPQFADNGQVVLYYTTTEEPHLSVISRFTVPADERGPQGSGQIDPDSEEVLLTIKQPFWNHNGGTVLFGPDGYLYIALGDGGKADDPLRSGQDLSQLLGSMLRIDIDRQADGKPYAIPADNPFVDRPNARPEIYAYGIRNIWRMAFDPKNGDLWAADVGQNDWEEVNLIRKGGNYGWSLREAAHRFTRSGKGSGPSPDLIDPLVEYPHTEGWGKSVTGGAVYRGSRQPGLQGMYLYGDYVSGKLWALQYDRDRQQVTANRPIAWQGLPVFTFGQTDDGEVLMSTMMGGGRIYRFQLP, from the coding sequence ATGTCTCGCTCTATCGTTGCGGTGCTGACCGTTTGTATTGGTTGGGTTACGGCTGTCGCGGACGACGGTTCGCCAACCATTAACTTGGCGGACCCACCGGCTAGCTTGGATGTCAGTCCGATGCCCGTGAAAGTGGTGGAGGCCTATCCGAATCTGCGGATCGCTCGCCCCATCGTGCTCACCGGTGCCGGCGATGATTCGGGACGGCTGTACATCGCCACGCAATACGGTCAGGTTTTCCGGATCGAGCAAGGCGACGAGCAAGTCGAATTGGAAGACGCTCAATTGGTGTTGGATATCCGCGAGCGGGTTCGCTATGCGGACAAAGAAAACGAAGAAGGCTTGCTGGGGATGGCCTTCCATCCCCAGTTCGCCGACAACGGGCAGGTGGTGTTGTATTACACGACCACCGAAGAGCCACATCTGTCGGTGATCTCGCGGTTTACCGTGCCCGCTGACGAGCGTGGACCGCAGGGCTCGGGCCAGATCGATCCCGATAGCGAAGAAGTGCTGCTGACGATCAAGCAGCCGTTTTGGAATCACAACGGGGGCACGGTGCTGTTCGGCCCCGACGGTTATTTGTACATCGCCCTGGGCGACGGCGGCAAAGCGGACGATCCGCTCCGCAGCGGGCAAGATCTGAGCCAGTTGCTCGGTTCGATGCTGCGGATCGACATCGATCGCCAAGCCGACGGCAAACCCTACGCGATCCCCGCCGACAATCCCTTTGTGGATCGTCCCAATGCTCGCCCGGAAATTTACGCTTATGGGATTCGCAATATTTGGCGGATGGCCTTTGACCCCAAAAACGGCGACCTCTGGGCGGCCGATGTGGGGCAGAACGATTGGGAAGAAGTCAACCTGATCCGCAAGGGCGGCAACTATGGTTGGAGTCTGCGGGAGGCCGCGCATCGCTTTACTCGCAGCGGAAAAGGTTCCGGACCGTCACCCGATTTGATCGACCCCTTGGTCGAATACCCGCACACCGAAGGCTGGGGCAAGTCGGTTACCGGTGGTGCCGTCTACCGTGGTTCCCGCCAGCCAGGTTTGCAGGGCATGTACCTGTACGGTGACTACGTCTCGGGCAAACTGTGGGCGCTGCAGTATGATCGCGACCGCCAACAAGTGACCGCCAATCGACCCATCGCCTGGCAGGGCTTGCCCGTGTTTACCTTCGGACAAACCGACGATGGGGAAGTCTTGATGAGTACCATGATGGGCGGTGGTCGGATCTATCGTTTCCAGTTGCCATAG
- a CDS encoding NADP-dependent methylenetetrahydromethanopterin/methylenetetrahydrofolate dehydrogenase, protein MSRPRILIQFDSDPQPSTFDAVVAVDAGVEQLFRHGSINEDNITGLVHGAMFTRGGDDLKSTALFIGGTNVSEGEALLSAVQKAFFGPVRVSVMLDSNGCNTTAAAAVLSAGKHLDLSSTTALILGGTGPVGRRVARLLARQGAAVRIGSRSPERAAEAAAEVAVDLNDVHIEGVSTAGDEAMTAALADCQAIFACGAAGVQLIDQNAIQRASAIKLLVDLNAVPPAGIEGVEATDKGAERDGRVAYGALGVGGLKMKIHRAAIERLFQTNDQVLDADQIYAIGEALLANG, encoded by the coding sequence ATGAGCCGCCCGCGGATTTTGATTCAGTTCGATAGCGACCCTCAACCCAGCACGTTTGATGCGGTCGTTGCCGTGGACGCCGGGGTGGAACAACTGTTTCGCCACGGTTCGATCAACGAAGACAACATCACCGGCCTGGTGCACGGTGCGATGTTTACCCGCGGTGGAGACGACCTGAAATCGACCGCCTTGTTTATCGGCGGAACCAATGTCAGCGAAGGCGAAGCCCTGCTGTCGGCCGTGCAAAAAGCCTTCTTTGGTCCGGTGCGAGTTTCGGTGATGCTGGACAGCAACGGCTGCAACACCACTGCCGCGGCGGCCGTGTTGTCGGCCGGGAAACACCTGGACCTGTCCTCCACAACGGCTTTGATCCTGGGCGGGACCGGACCGGTGGGCCGCCGCGTGGCTCGCTTGCTGGCTCGCCAAGGCGCCGCGGTGCGGATCGGTTCGCGTTCTCCCGAACGAGCCGCCGAAGCGGCCGCGGAAGTTGCGGTGGACCTGAACGACGTGCACATCGAAGGGGTTTCCACGGCCGGCGATGAAGCTATGACAGCGGCCCTGGCCGACTGCCAAGCGATCTTCGCTTGCGGCGCCGCCGGGGTTCAGCTGATCGACCAAAACGCGATTCAACGGGCCTCCGCGATTAAACTGCTGGTCGATCTAAATGCGGTCCCGCCAGCGGGTATCGAAGGCGTGGAAGCGACCGACAAGGGCGCCGAGCGGGACGGGCGAGTGGCCTACGGTGCCTTGGGCGTGGGCGGACTAAAAATGAAGATCCACCGCGCCGCCATCGAACGCCTGTTCCAAACCAACGATCAAGTCTTGGACGCGGACCAGATCTACGCGATCGGCGAAGCCCTCTTGGCCAATGGCTAA
- a CDS encoding ATP-grasp domain-containing protein, translated as MTVQTTLPIPRKSLGFRPRRLILIGGSARAAAASARAAGMAVAAIDLFGDQDLRAVAEPWVRWNPSEPLVDPLGRLFSAAPDVPTGIVLVGGAESAAESLDDARRRWESDRVRFLMPTASQLRAASDPAVLQTIAQTGGVAFPNWCDVDRTRRSSCAVDETQHWLVKPRMRCGGLAVRDYRGQADTDDKPQPSGYLQRFVSGQLLGVSYCATADSVHCLGVCLGRSGGARAAPYRYAGSIGPLPITADLLAKLHRLGEAIRATLELCGLFGVDLICDGSQIYLLEINARYCASMELLDNGSQNCLTLHCRAFASSDSPLETHADDRPHAVEGVRGKRIVYARRRLVWDPERQRTLGAFLRQPHDAHTANPISAHDLPCLGTVIEAGSPLLTLTGRDDTVRSLWRQLTCQSIRLRGMLEA; from the coding sequence GTGACCGTGCAAACTACCCTACCAATTCCCAGGAAAAGCCTGGGCTTTCGGCCTCGTCGGTTGATCCTGATCGGCGGCTCCGCCCGCGCGGCCGCGGCGTCGGCGCGGGCGGCGGGAATGGCGGTCGCGGCAATCGACCTGTTCGGCGACCAGGATCTGCGAGCCGTCGCCGAGCCCTGGGTTCGTTGGAATCCCTCCGAACCCCTGGTCGACCCGCTGGGCCGGCTGTTTTCGGCGGCCCCGGATGTGCCCACGGGGATCGTATTGGTGGGCGGCGCTGAGTCGGCCGCCGAATCGCTCGATGATGCGCGTCGGCGCTGGGAATCCGATCGCGTCCGATTCTTGATGCCCACCGCGTCACAGCTCCGCGCCGCCAGCGATCCGGCGGTCCTGCAAACGATCGCCCAAACCGGCGGCGTCGCTTTCCCCAACTGGTGCGACGTGGATCGAACGCGGCGAAGTTCCTGCGCTGTGGACGAGACGCAACACTGGCTGGTCAAGCCGCGGATGCGCTGCGGGGGCCTGGCGGTTCGTGACTACCGGGGGCAAGCGGACACCGACGACAAACCGCAACCCTCTGGCTACCTGCAGCGATTTGTGTCGGGACAGCTGCTGGGCGTCAGCTATTGTGCCACGGCTGATTCGGTTCATTGCTTGGGGGTCTGCCTGGGCCGCAGCGGCGGCGCTCGCGCGGCTCCCTACCGCTATGCGGGATCCATCGGTCCGCTGCCAATCACTGCCGACTTGTTGGCCAAACTGCATCGTTTGGGCGAAGCGATTCGAGCGACGTTGGAACTGTGTGGGTTGTTTGGTGTGGATCTGATCTGCGACGGATCGCAAATCTATTTGTTGGAAATCAATGCCCGTTACTGCGCGTCGATGGAGCTGCTCGATAACGGTTCGCAAAATTGTCTGACGCTGCATTGTCGCGCCTTTGCCTCGTCAGACTCACCGCTGGAAACGCACGCGGACGATCGCCCGCATGCGGTCGAGGGCGTGCGAGGTAAGCGGATCGTGTACGCGCGGCGCAGGCTGGTGTGGGATCCAGAGAGGCAGCGGACGCTGGGTGCCTTTTTGCGGCAGCCGCACGATGCTCACACCGCCAACCCGATCTCCGCGCATGATCTACCCTGCCTTGGCACCGTCATCGAAGCGGGCTCGCCGTTGTTGACGCTGACCGGTCGCGACGACACGGTGCGGTCGCTATGGCGGCAACTGACGTGTCAATCGATTAGGCTAAGAGGGATGCTCGAGGCTTAA
- a CDS encoding SGNH/GDSL hydrolase family protein, giving the protein MSKRTWMPSRRRLWTLACVALLCVSAGVAYIQFFLLRPVGSGPAGPAVASEPFEQVWTERPVLLLGVGDSVTAGLGADTPAHSYFNRLAENPDDEYADMRGKSMQEVYPNLTRKNIAVSGTTSLAHYHRLQDLGEPQPEEVYGVVVMTTGGNDIIHNYGRGEPREGAMYGASYEQAEPWIENFEQRLNEMLDMLVAHFPGGCEIFLADIYDPTDGVGDAPSVFLPAWPDGLAIHSAYNERIRRVAVQRDNVHLVPMHAAFLGHGSHCRQFWREHYCSEDPHYWFYSNIEDPNDRGYDAIRRVFLKEMVKWSLFAPRT; this is encoded by the coding sequence GTGTCGAAACGAACTTGGATGCCATCGCGACGAAGGTTGTGGACGCTGGCCTGTGTGGCATTGCTGTGTGTGTCCGCGGGCGTTGCCTACATTCAATTCTTTCTGTTGCGCCCGGTTGGCAGTGGACCCGCCGGACCGGCGGTTGCCAGTGAACCCTTCGAGCAGGTGTGGACGGAGCGACCGGTACTGTTGCTGGGTGTGGGGGATAGCGTCACGGCAGGCTTGGGAGCGGACACGCCGGCGCACAGCTATTTCAATCGCTTGGCTGAAAATCCAGACGACGAGTACGCCGACATGCGCGGCAAGTCGATGCAGGAGGTGTATCCGAACCTGACGCGAAAAAACATCGCCGTCTCCGGCACGACCTCGTTGGCTCACTACCATCGCTTGCAAGATTTGGGCGAGCCACAGCCTGAGGAAGTGTATGGCGTGGTGGTGATGACCACCGGCGGCAACGACATCATCCACAACTACGGCCGCGGCGAGCCTCGCGAAGGCGCGATGTACGGCGCCAGTTACGAACAGGCGGAGCCATGGATCGAAAATTTCGAACAGCGGCTGAATGAGATGTTGGACATGCTGGTCGCCCACTTTCCCGGCGGTTGCGAGATTTTTCTGGCGGATATCTATGATCCCACCGACGGTGTGGGAGACGCGCCCAGTGTGTTCCTGCCGGCTTGGCCGGACGGGCTGGCGATCCATTCCGCGTATAACGAACGCATCCGGCGCGTCGCGGTGCAACGAGACAACGTCCATCTGGTGCCCATGCACGCGGCATTCCTGGGGCATGGTTCGCACTGCCGGCAGTTTTGGCGCGAGCACTATTGCAGCGAGGACCCGCATTACTGGTTCTACAGCAATATCGAAGACCCCAACGACCGCGGCTACGACGCCATCCGCCGAGTGTTTTTGAAGGAGATGGTAAAATGGTCGTTGTTCGCTCCGCGAACATAA
- a CDS encoding glycosyltransferase family 4 protein: protein MANTVTIVAWQALPAVFPDAGDRIGGLETAAWQFATGLARQGDWKVQLVVRCDSRRPSTVVDGVRVIPITDRWLAIRRNVAKCIDVPDRRITRFQVSLLWQVPLLAFTWPWRSRDVSGFEPDPRLLPIDSDVWIAMGVSRESAAVISTAAAQRRPSLLMIRSAADLSEDYADGGPQTTSPYGESSQACRHAIDSATMVVCQAAYQQRQLRSRFGREGALVRNAIDLSHWRSTTVATAPPAGYVLWIGRYETFHKRIDRAIAIARGCPQIPFRLVANPSDEAVEQSVLESLPDNVTLLDYVPHDQMPAMFAGASVFLSTGSAHYEGFPNVLLQAAATDTPIVSLEDFDGFVKTSCSGIVCEDDRQAATAIGEFVQGKRTIDHAAVQAYVEQHHSPAKVINELARVIRASG from the coding sequence ATGGCTAACACCGTCACCATCGTCGCCTGGCAAGCCCTGCCGGCGGTGTTCCCCGACGCCGGCGACCGCATCGGCGGACTGGAAACAGCCGCCTGGCAGTTCGCTACCGGCCTGGCTCGGCAAGGCGACTGGAAGGTGCAATTGGTGGTCCGTTGCGACTCTCGACGCCCAAGCACGGTGGTCGACGGCGTGCGGGTGATCCCGATTACCGATCGCTGGCTGGCCATCCGCCGCAACGTCGCCAAGTGCATCGATGTTCCCGACCGTCGCATCACCCGTTTCCAGGTTAGCTTGCTCTGGCAGGTTCCCCTGCTGGCCTTCACGTGGCCTTGGCGGAGTCGCGATGTAAGCGGGTTTGAGCCGGATCCACGTCTGTTGCCGATCGACAGCGACGTCTGGATCGCCATGGGGGTGAGTCGAGAATCGGCGGCGGTGATTTCCACGGCGGCCGCCCAGCGCCGCCCCTCGCTGCTGATGATCCGCAGCGCGGCCGACCTTAGCGAAGATTACGCTGACGGCGGTCCACAAACCACTTCGCCATACGGTGAATCCTCGCAGGCTTGTCGCCACGCGATCGACAGCGCCACTATGGTCGTCTGCCAGGCGGCTTACCAACAGCGCCAACTGCGGTCCCGATTCGGTCGCGAGGGAGCCTTGGTTCGCAACGCCATCGACCTGTCGCATTGGCGTTCTACCACCGTGGCCACGGCACCGCCAGCCGGTTATGTACTGTGGATTGGTCGCTACGAAACGTTCCACAAACGCATCGACCGCGCCATCGCCATCGCCCGCGGCTGTCCCCAGATACCGTTCCGCCTGGTGGCCAACCCATCGGACGAAGCGGTGGAACAATCGGTTCTCGAGTCGTTACCCGACAACGTGACTCTGCTGGATTATGTGCCACACGATCAGATGCCCGCGATGTTTGCCGGCGCGAGTGTGTTCCTATCCACCGGCTCCGCACACTACGAAGGATTTCCCAACGTGCTGCTACAAGCCGCCGCGACGGACACACCGATTGTCTCGCTGGAAGACTTCGATGGTTTTGTAAAAACGTCCTGCAGCGGGATCGTTTGCGAGGACGACCGGCAAGCGGCGACGGCGATCGGTGAATTTGTGCAGGGCAAGCGAACCATCGACCATGCGGCGGTGCAAGCCTACGTGGAACAACATCACAGCCCCGCCAAAGTGATCAACGAGCTGGCCAGGGTGATCCGAGCCAGCGGCTAG